CTTTTGGAATTACTTTATTAATTAAAATACAGATCGCTGCGAAACAAGAAGAAATTAAAATAGCATTAATGGGCACTGATTGTTTGTTTAGCTTCTTTAAAAATTTAGGTGCACTACCCTGATCTGCTAAACCATACAACATACGTGAGTTGCTGTATACACTACTATTGTATACCGATAAAGCGGCAGTTAATACAATTAAATTAAGCACATTGGCTATAAGGCTTGTAAAATATATTTTACTACCAAAGAGCTCAAATTCCATTCCGTTTAAGTTTTGAAAAACCATCACAAACGGACTACTATCTGTAGTAATTTGCTGCCAAGGCGACAAAGCAAACAAAATGACCAATGCTCCAACATAAAATATAAGAATTCTATAAATAACCTGATTGGTTGCTTTTGGAATGTTTTTTTCCGGATTTTCGGCTTCAGCAGCAGTAATTCCGATTAGTTCCAGACCTCCAAAGGAGAACATAATCAGCGCCATTGCGGCTAATAAACCCTGAAAACTGCCATTTGTGGCTTTTTCGAAGAAACCTTTTGGAAAGAAACCTCCATCATTATATAAATTATGAATGGTTGCGTGTTCTCCTCCTGTTCCACTTACCAGCAAGTAAGTACCAAAAAGGATCATGGCAATAATGGCAACAACTTTTATAATTGAAAACCAAAATTCAGTTTCTCCGTAAACTTTTACAGAGGCAAAATTCAAAGCATTAATAACCAGGAAGAAAAACAAACTGGATGCCCACAGTGGGACTTCAGGCCACCAAAACTGTACATAAACACCAATGGCTGTAAGCTCAGCCATGCTCACTAAAATATATAAAATCCAATAATTCCAACCAGATGCAAAACCCGCAAAAGAACCACAGTATTTATAGGCAAAGTGGCTAAAACTTCCTGATACTGGTTCTTCGACAACCATTTCCCCAAGTTGTCTCATTATAAAAAAAGCGATGATTCCGGCAATAGCGTATCCTAAAATAACAGATGGCCCTGCTAATACGGCCGCTGGACCAATTCCAAGAAAAAGACCAGTTCCTATTGATCCGCCTAAGGCAATTAACTGAATGTGTCGGTTAGTCAGTCCACGTTTAAGCTGATTCTCTTCTACAGCTTCATGATTATTTTTCACAAATTAGATTTTAAAGGATTTAAATGTATTCAGAAATGTATAAACAGCGAAGATAAGTTAAAAAAGGAATCGTACAAAACATACATTATGCTAAAACTTCGATTAGATTATCCTTTTTTGATGGATTTCTGAGAGCCTTACGATATTAGCTTAAAACTAAGGTTCGTAATCATGCTAATTTTAGAGCCTCTTTTGCAGCATTATATTATGATGTGAATAGTACAAAAATATTTCGCTGTCTTTAAAATATAAATTAAATCAA
The sequence above is drawn from the Flavobacterium sp. N2038 genome and encodes:
- a CDS encoding amino acid permease, encoding MKNNHEAVEENQLKRGLTNRHIQLIALGGSIGTGLFLGIGPAAVLAGPSVILGYAIAGIIAFFIMRQLGEMVVEEPVSGSFSHFAYKYCGSFAGFASGWNYWILYILVSMAELTAIGVYVQFWWPEVPLWASSLFFFLVINALNFASVKVYGETEFWFSIIKVVAIIAMILFGTYLLVSGTGGEHATIHNLYNDGGFFPKGFFEKATNGSFQGLLAAMALIMFSFGGLELIGITAAEAENPEKNIPKATNQVIYRILIFYVGALVILFALSPWQQITTDSSPFVMVFQNLNGMEFELFGSKIYFTSLIANVLNLIVLTAALSVYNSSVYSNSRMLYGLADQGSAPKFLKKLNKQSVPINAILISSCFAAICILINKVIPKEAFSILMSLVVSCLVINWVMISYTHLRFRRAKDKENTKTKFASLFYPVSNYICFVFLLGILAIMWMTDMKLSVELIPIWLGILFVFYKVFKTK